In Paenibacillus sp. BIC5C1, a genomic segment contains:
- a CDS encoding protease, with translation MESIYWGCLIGGAIFAVVSLVLGDLIDGLLDGAFELPGLDFFKPVVLAGSITTFGGAGIMLTRYSSISAISALILSLLIGIAAAMLVFFAYIKPMRNSDVSIAFSMKELSGKIGEITIPVPEKGFGEVMIKIAAGNTVHTASSFEHRPIAAGARVVVVDVTEGVLRVSEWDEDVLKNV, from the coding sequence ATGGAGTCAATCTATTGGGGGTGTCTAATCGGAGGAGCCATATTTGCAGTCGTCAGCCTTGTGCTAGGTGACTTGATTGATGGCTTGCTGGACGGGGCCTTTGAATTGCCAGGCCTTGATTTTTTCAAACCTGTTGTGCTGGCTGGTTCCATAACAACCTTTGGTGGAGCCGGCATTATGCTGACACGTTATAGCTCGATTAGTGCGATTTCGGCACTGATACTATCCCTGCTTATAGGTATTGCTGCAGCCATGCTGGTATTCTTTGCATATATCAAGCCGATGCGTAACAGTGACGTTTCCATTGCATTTTCCATGAAAGAGCTATCTGGGAAAATTGGAGAAATTACCATTCCGGTACCGGAAAAAGGTTTTGGTGAAGTCATGATCAAGATTGCTGCCGGTAATACGGTGCACACGGCATCCAGCTTTGAACATCGTCCCATTGCGGCGGGAGCGCGTGTTGTAGTTGTGGATGTAACCGAAGGTGTACTGCGTGTGTCGGAATGGGATGAAGATGTACTTAAAAATGTTTAA
- a CDS encoding iron-containing alcohol dehydrogenase: protein MRSFQFYNPTRLIFGKGQLEALKTEVPKYGKRVLLVYGGGSIKRSGLYDQVIGLLKEVGAEVTELAGVEPNPRLSTVHKGVDLCKTNNIDLVLAVGGGSVLDCAKAIAVGAKYDGDMWDFAQRKAVAQDALPLGTVLTMAATGSEMNSGSVITNQDTQEKLGWGSAYSFPAFSILDPVNTYTVPLDQTVYGMVDMMSHVLEHYFHLDANTPVQLGFCETILRTVMDAAPRLVEDLENYELRETILYCGTMALNGVLNMGLAGDWATHNIEHAVSAVYDIPHGGGLAILFPHWMKHNVDVNVDRFKRLAINVFEVNPEGKSDKQIAEEGIDALSKFWTSIGAPNRLADYDIDDSQIEVMADKAMLFGPFGNFKKLQREDVVSIYKASL from the coding sequence ATGAGATCTTTTCAATTTTATAATCCAACCCGATTGATTTTCGGTAAAGGTCAGCTGGAAGCACTGAAAACCGAAGTACCGAAATACGGCAAGCGGGTTCTGCTTGTATATGGTGGCGGCAGTATCAAACGCAGCGGTTTGTACGATCAGGTGATCGGACTGCTGAAGGAAGTTGGAGCTGAGGTTACGGAGCTGGCTGGTGTAGAACCGAACCCACGTCTTTCGACAGTGCACAAAGGTGTAGACCTCTGCAAAACGAACAACATTGACCTGGTCCTCGCTGTAGGCGGCGGCAGTGTACTGGATTGTGCCAAAGCGATTGCCGTAGGCGCCAAGTATGACGGCGACATGTGGGACTTTGCTCAGCGCAAAGCCGTTGCACAGGATGCTCTTCCACTCGGTACAGTGCTGACAATGGCTGCAACTGGCTCGGAAATGAACTCCGGTTCGGTTATCACGAATCAGGATACACAGGAGAAATTGGGCTGGGGCAGTGCGTATTCGTTCCCTGCGTTCTCGATCCTTGATCCGGTAAATACATATACCGTTCCTCTGGACCAAACGGTTTACGGCATGGTTGATATGATGTCTCACGTACTGGAACATTATTTCCATCTGGATGCCAACACACCGGTTCAGCTCGGCTTCTGTGAGACGATTCTGCGCACAGTTATGGATGCAGCGCCTCGTCTGGTTGAAGACCTGGAGAACTATGAACTGCGTGAAACGATTCTTTATTGTGGAACGATGGCATTGAACGGCGTACTGAACATGGGTCTCGCTGGTGACTGGGCTACTCACAATATTGAACACGCGGTATCCGCAGTGTATGATATTCCGCATGGCGGAGGGCTCGCGATTCTGTTCCCGCATTGGATGAAGCATAATGTGGACGTAAATGTGGATCGTTTCAAACGTCTCGCGATCAATGTGTTCGAAGTTAATCCTGAAGGTAAATCGGACAAACAGATTGCTGAAGAAGGTATCGATGCATTGAGCAAATTCTGGACATCCATTGGTGCGCCTAACCGTCTGGCTGATTATGATATCGATGACAGCCAGATCGAAGTTATGGCTGACAAAGCTATGCTCTTTGGCCCATTCGGTAACTTCAAAAAATTGCAACGTGAAGATGTTGTATCCATCTACAAGGCTTCTCTATAA
- a CDS encoding MSMEG_1061 family FMN-dependent PPOX-type flavoprotein, protein MEKKGLDIPLVTDAGELQNMVGEPHEHVRNKAISFVDAHVQNFISLSPLFLLSTSDREGKSDASPRGDGAGFVKVIDPYRLVYPERPGNRRIDSLLNILSNPGVGMLFLIPGMNEVLRINGRASITKDEKFIASMDWSGKTIGAAVIVEVEECFIHCPRAFKQAGLWSSETWVDKESLPSTSEMFRAHLQINGLL, encoded by the coding sequence ATGGAAAAAAAGGGTTTGGATATACCGCTGGTTACCGATGCCGGGGAATTGCAAAATATGGTGGGTGAACCCCACGAGCATGTACGTAACAAGGCAATTTCGTTTGTAGATGCACATGTTCAGAACTTTATATCGCTTTCTCCTTTATTTCTCCTCTCCACTTCTGATCGTGAAGGAAAGAGTGATGCATCTCCGAGGGGAGACGGAGCAGGGTTTGTAAAAGTAATAGATCCCTATCGGCTTGTCTATCCTGAACGTCCTGGCAATCGAAGAATCGATTCTTTACTAAACATTTTGTCCAACCCAGGCGTGGGCATGCTCTTTCTAATTCCAGGTATGAACGAGGTGCTGCGCATTAATGGGAGGGCTTCAATTACGAAGGATGAGAAATTTATCGCGAGTATGGATTGGAGCGGCAAAACCATTGGGGCAGCTGTCATTGTGGAAGTGGAAGAATGCTTCATTCATTGTCCACGAGCATTTAAACAAGCGGGATTATGGTCGTCTGAGACGTGGGTGGATAAAGAAAGCTTGCCGTCAACCAGTGAAATGTTCCGTGCACACTTGCAAATCAACGGATTGCTATAA
- a CDS encoding UDP-glucose--hexose-1-phosphate uridylyltransferase, which yields MSQTQLAAGATERTPEQQEALHAIERLVAFSLQNKLIEEADRDYSRNLLLEQFGFSEPYAGVLNETVLDGPQPLLDTLIDYGFEIGLIPENTDTYRDLLDAKIMGQLMARPSEVVRAFRHTEQTEGIEAATSQFYELSIHSNYIRMDRISKNVYWTQDTAYGDMEITINLSKPEKSPKEIAMAKLLPPPVYPKCQLCRENVGYAGRVNHPARQNLRIIPLELNGEPWFFQYSPYVYYNEHCIIFHHDHVPMKLTKDTLRRLLAFVGEYPHYFIGSNADLPIVGGSILTHDHFQGGRHTFAIQNAKPEAVFRHAGSPGLTLSLVKWPMSVLRLASHDPAELLEAGNAVYEAWKVYSDSTVEIEAFSEVDGEQIPHNTVTPIVRRSADGGYEMDLVLRNNRTNDEHPEGIFHPHREMHHLKKENIGLIEVMGLAILPGRLKEELDSIADILAGDTKLAEAAKASEHVLNKHLGWAEELIERFGPNLNKEQAVALVQQEVGLKFAEILEHAGVYKYDEAGRQAFRRFVTSMGYTE from the coding sequence ATGTCACAGACTCAACTTGCAGCAGGTGCCACAGAGCGGACACCGGAGCAGCAGGAAGCACTGCATGCCATTGAACGTCTGGTAGCATTTTCCTTGCAGAACAAATTGATTGAAGAAGCCGATCGGGATTACAGCCGTAATCTACTGCTGGAACAGTTTGGGTTCTCCGAGCCGTATGCAGGAGTATTGAACGAGACGGTGTTGGATGGCCCCCAACCATTGCTGGATACGCTGATTGATTATGGATTCGAAATTGGACTTATACCTGAAAATACAGACACGTACCGTGATTTGCTCGATGCGAAAATTATGGGTCAATTGATGGCACGTCCATCTGAGGTGGTGCGCGCATTCCGTCATACGGAGCAGACCGAAGGCATTGAGGCGGCTACCTCGCAATTTTATGAGCTTTCAATTCATTCCAACTACATTCGGATGGACCGTATCTCCAAGAATGTGTATTGGACACAGGATACAGCTTATGGAGATATGGAGATTACAATCAACCTGTCCAAGCCGGAGAAAAGTCCAAAGGAAATCGCGATGGCAAAGCTGCTTCCGCCTCCGGTATATCCGAAATGCCAACTTTGTCGTGAAAATGTGGGCTATGCGGGACGGGTCAACCACCCGGCCCGTCAAAACCTACGTATCATTCCTTTGGAATTGAACGGCGAACCTTGGTTCTTCCAATACTCGCCATACGTGTACTACAACGAGCACTGCATTATTTTCCATCACGATCATGTGCCGATGAAATTAACCAAGGATACGCTGCGTAGGCTGCTGGCTTTCGTGGGGGAATATCCGCATTACTTTATCGGTTCCAATGCCGATCTGCCTATCGTTGGCGGCTCCATCCTGACTCATGACCATTTCCAGGGTGGACGCCATACCTTTGCCATTCAAAATGCGAAGCCAGAGGCGGTATTCCGCCATGCTGGTTCGCCGGGGCTTACGCTTAGTCTTGTGAAATGGCCAATGTCCGTTCTGCGGCTGGCTTCACACGATCCTGCAGAGTTGCTCGAAGCGGGGAATGCCGTTTATGAAGCATGGAAGGTGTACAGCGATTCTACGGTGGAGATTGAGGCCTTCAGTGAGGTTGACGGAGAACAGATTCCACACAATACAGTGACTCCAATCGTTCGTCGCAGTGCGGACGGAGGATATGAGATGGACCTCGTTCTGCGGAACAATCGCACGAATGATGAACATCCCGAAGGGATTTTCCATCCGCACCGCGAAATGCATCATTTGAAAAAAGAGAACATTGGACTCATCGAAGTGATGGGGCTTGCAATCCTGCCAGGTCGTTTGAAAGAAGAGCTGGACAGCATCGCGGATATTCTCGCTGGGGATACCAAACTTGCTGAGGCGGCCAAAGCTTCCGAACATGTGTTGAACAAACATCTGGGCTGGGCAGAAGAACTGATCGAACGTTTCGGTCCCAACCTGAACAAGGAGCAAGCTGTTGCGCTTGTACAACAGGAAGTCGGCTTGAAATTCGCGGAGATTCTCGAACATGCAGGTGTCTACAAATATGATGAGGCAGGACGCCAAGCCTTCCGTCGTTTTGTGACCAGCATGGGATACACCGAATAA
- the galE gene encoding UDP-glucose 4-epimerase GalE codes for MAILVTGGAGYIGSHTVAALLERGEEVVVLDNLQTGHREALLGGKLYEGDLRDKELLAKLFAENSIDAVIHFAANSLVGESMKDPVKYYDNNVFGTLCLLEAMNAANVRRIVFSSTAATYGEPEKVPIEESDRTEPTNVYGETKLMMERMMSWFDKVQEIKYVSLRYFNAAGAHDSGKIGEDHQPESHLIPLVLQTALKQRPHIAVFGDDYATEDGTCVRDYIHVSDLADAHLRAVDYLRKGENSNVFNLGNGQGFSVKQVIETAKKVTGLDIPVVQEPRRAGDPAVLVASSAKARSVLGWNPKWTNLEDVIQSAWSWHQSHPDGYGKN; via the coding sequence ATGGCGATTTTGGTGACAGGTGGAGCAGGATATATTGGTTCTCATACGGTAGCGGCTTTGTTGGAGCGTGGCGAAGAGGTAGTTGTACTGGATAACTTGCAGACAGGGCATCGTGAAGCTCTGCTGGGCGGAAAATTGTATGAAGGTGATCTGCGTGACAAGGAACTTCTGGCGAAGCTGTTCGCTGAGAACTCCATTGATGCAGTCATCCACTTTGCGGCTAACTCACTGGTTGGCGAGAGTATGAAAGATCCCGTGAAATACTATGACAACAACGTGTTTGGGACATTGTGCCTGCTGGAAGCGATGAATGCAGCGAATGTACGTCGCATCGTCTTCTCCTCCACGGCTGCTACTTACGGCGAGCCGGAGAAAGTGCCGATTGAAGAGAGCGATCGCACAGAGCCTACGAACGTATATGGTGAAACCAAGCTGATGATGGAGCGCATGATGTCTTGGTTCGATAAAGTACAGGAAATCAAATACGTCTCCCTTCGTTACTTCAATGCTGCCGGAGCCCATGATAGCGGCAAAATCGGTGAAGATCACCAGCCGGAGAGTCATCTTATCCCACTCGTACTGCAAACGGCATTGAAACAACGTCCACACATCGCCGTGTTCGGTGACGACTACGCGACTGAAGACGGAACCTGTGTACGTGATTACATCCACGTAAGTGATCTGGCGGATGCGCATCTGCGGGCCGTAGATTATCTCCGTAAAGGGGAGAACAGCAACGTGTTCAACCTGGGCAACGGTCAAGGCTTCTCTGTTAAACAGGTTATTGAGACGGCTAAGAAAGTAACCGGACTGGATATTCCGGTTGTACAGGAACCACGTCGTGCGGGTGATCCAGCTGTACTGGTGGCTTCGTCTGCCAAAGCAAGATCCGTACTGGGTTGGAATCCAAAATGGACCAATCTGGAGGATGTCATTCAAAGCGCATGGAGCTGGCATCAGTCCCACCCTGACGGCTACGGAAAAAACTAG
- a CDS encoding galactokinase has translation MNINELKQKFIDKYGESGADIRVFHAPGRVNLIGEHIDYNGGYVLPAALEFGTTLIIREREDNKLQLASTNMPYEGTLDTSSIGKEKTGEWTDYPVGVMVELQGKGVKVTKGYDFLYHGEIPNGAGLSSSASLEVLTGFAIQSLEGLNDIDTVQLALLSQKAENEFVGVNCGIMDQFAVANGEEDHAILLMCDTLEYEKVPFRTGAYKLVIGNTNKRRGLVDSAYNERRSQCEQALAILKEQLPALNYLAQLTPEQFVTLQDHIKDEKVRQRAQHVVEENARVLASVDALRDNDLETFGKLMNASHESLRYLYEVSCEELDVMVEEAQRIPGTLGARMTGAGFGGCTVSLVHEDDVERFVSEVGAAYEARTSLKGEFYVCGVGDGVKELKEAK, from the coding sequence ATGAACATAAATGAATTGAAACAAAAGTTTATTGACAAGTACGGAGAGAGTGGAGCGGACATCCGTGTGTTCCATGCCCCTGGGCGGGTGAATCTGATCGGTGAGCACATTGACTATAACGGGGGGTACGTGCTTCCGGCTGCGCTTGAATTCGGTACCACTTTGATTATCCGTGAGCGTGAGGACAACAAGTTGCAGTTGGCTTCCACGAATATGCCCTATGAAGGAACGCTGGATACGTCCTCCATTGGCAAAGAGAAAACAGGGGAATGGACGGATTACCCGGTAGGCGTCATGGTTGAACTGCAAGGCAAAGGCGTAAAAGTAACCAAAGGTTATGACTTCCTCTATCATGGAGAAATTCCGAACGGCGCAGGACTTTCCTCTTCCGCATCGCTGGAGGTTCTTACCGGGTTTGCTATCCAGTCGCTTGAAGGTTTGAATGATATTGATACGGTTCAATTGGCGCTGCTGTCCCAAAAGGCAGAGAACGAATTCGTTGGTGTCAACTGTGGCATCATGGACCAGTTCGCTGTAGCTAATGGAGAAGAGGATCATGCGATCCTGCTGATGTGTGACACCCTTGAATATGAAAAAGTACCATTCCGTACGGGTGCCTACAAGCTGGTCATTGGTAACACGAACAAACGTCGGGGGTTGGTGGACTCGGCTTATAACGAACGTCGCTCCCAATGTGAGCAAGCACTTGCCATTTTGAAAGAACAACTGCCTGCACTGAACTATCTGGCGCAACTTACACCTGAACAATTCGTTACACTACAGGATCACATCAAGGATGAGAAGGTAAGACAGCGTGCCCAGCACGTCGTGGAAGAGAATGCACGTGTACTTGCATCAGTGGATGCACTGCGTGATAACGATCTGGAAACCTTCGGCAAGCTGATGAATGCTTCTCATGAATCCCTTCGTTATCTATATGAAGTGAGCTGCGAAGAGCTGGACGTGATGGTTGAAGAAGCTCAACGGATTCCAGGCACTCTGGGTGCACGCATGACAGGAGCAGGATTCGGTGGATGTACGGTATCCCTTGTGCATGAGGACGATGTAGAGCGTTTTGTAAGCGAAGTTGGAGCGGCATATGAAGCACGCACCAGTCTCAAAGGCGAGTTCTATGTATGCGGAGTAGGCGACGGCGTTAAAGAATTGAAGGAGGCGAAGTAA
- a CDS encoding AraC family transcriptional regulator → MTEQRKEGLTGDPIKQIPETSGKSGALSYSVASNPVYYEKGALHVLFAGASQTLPGHALGPKLYDYYLLHYVEKGAGTFRTELHTYELSAGDCFLIQPGQLVSYQSHARHPWQYRWMAFTGSQAAKHIEEAGFRPEKSVFHAGPSCGITDWLSVMQTAFAERKESSHFTSLGTLYMILAEAQNHLSQGQTLIPGESSIRRTVKQMIQYMSTQYAYPVSIEQMSASLGYNRAYLSRIFKQETGLSPVTYLLKLRIDKSRQLLRERPDLSIEQVSASVGLPDALYFSKQFKRFHGEAPSLYRENILNSPLPQGSRQVPPHQR, encoded by the coding sequence ATGACTGAACAACGTAAGGAAGGTCTAACGGGGGATCCGATAAAACAAATTCCGGAAACCTCTGGCAAAAGTGGAGCACTCAGCTATTCGGTTGCCTCCAATCCTGTTTATTATGAAAAAGGGGCATTGCATGTCCTCTTTGCAGGGGCAAGCCAGACCCTTCCCGGTCACGCCCTTGGCCCGAAGCTATACGATTATTATCTATTGCATTATGTAGAAAAAGGAGCCGGTACGTTCCGTACTGAACTACATACCTACGAACTGTCCGCAGGAGACTGTTTTCTCATTCAACCGGGACAGCTTGTAAGTTATCAATCCCATGCCCGGCATCCCTGGCAATACCGCTGGATGGCCTTTACCGGCAGCCAGGCTGCGAAGCATATAGAGGAAGCAGGCTTCCGTCCGGAGAAATCCGTCTTTCATGCCGGTCCTTCCTGCGGTATTACCGACTGGTTATCCGTGATGCAGACGGCTTTTGCCGAGCGAAAAGAAAGCTCTCATTTTACATCACTGGGTACGTTATATATGATTCTAGCCGAGGCACAAAATCACCTTTCTCAGGGGCAAACCTTAATACCAGGTGAATCCTCCATACGACGAACGGTAAAACAGATGATTCAATACATGTCTACTCAATATGCTTACCCTGTCTCGATTGAGCAAATGTCGGCCAGTCTTGGCTATAATCGTGCGTACCTTTCCCGCATTTTCAAACAGGAGACCGGATTATCGCCAGTCACCTACCTGCTTAAACTGCGGATCGATAAATCGCGCCAGCTGCTGCGGGAACGTCCGGATCTGTCCATCGAACAGGTATCCGCCTCCGTGGGCTTGCCAGATGCGCTGTATTTCTCCAAACAGTTCAAGCGATTCCATGGGGAAGCCCCTAGTCTGTACCGGGAGAACATTCTTAATAGTCCCTTGCCTCAAGGTTCACGCCAAGTACCACCGCACCAGAGATAA
- the mgrA gene encoding L-glyceraldehyde 3-phosphate reductase encodes MVYVASDARYETMKYNRVGRSGLKLPAISLGLWHNFGGINNAENGRNMITRSFDLGITHFDLANNYGPPAGSAEQLFGQVLAQDLKPYRDELVISTKAGYYMWPGPYGEWGSRKNLVSSLNQSLKRMGLDYVDIFYSHRYDPETPLEETMMALDHIVRSGKALYVGISNYPAEQTKQAAEILKGLGTPLLIHQPKYSMLDRWIEDGLQDVLDEYGTGSIAFCPLAQGVLTNKYLNGIPEDSRAKGPSVFLNENNISPETLRKVRALNQIAASRGQSLAQFALAWVLRDGKVTSALIGASRPSQIEENVAALSQLEFSSEELERIESILRPEPDHK; translated from the coding sequence ATGGTCTACGTAGCCAGCGATGCACGCTACGAAACAATGAAATACAACCGCGTTGGACGTTCAGGATTGAAACTGCCAGCGATTTCACTTGGGTTATGGCATAATTTTGGTGGCATTAATAATGCGGAGAACGGCCGAAATATGATTACCCGTTCGTTTGATCTTGGCATTACGCATTTTGACCTTGCCAACAATTATGGTCCGCCGGCAGGTTCGGCAGAGCAGTTATTCGGTCAGGTTTTGGCACAGGATCTGAAGCCATATCGAGATGAACTCGTCATCTCCACCAAAGCCGGGTACTATATGTGGCCTGGACCTTACGGTGAATGGGGTTCTCGTAAAAACCTGGTTTCCAGTCTCAATCAGAGCTTGAAGCGAATGGGTCTCGATTACGTAGACATCTTTTATTCTCATCGTTATGATCCCGAAACACCTCTGGAAGAGACGATGATGGCGTTGGACCATATTGTACGTTCCGGCAAAGCCTTGTATGTCGGCATATCCAACTATCCTGCAGAACAGACGAAGCAGGCGGCCGAAATTCTCAAAGGCCTGGGTACACCTCTGTTAATTCATCAACCCAAATATTCCATGCTGGATCGCTGGATTGAGGATGGACTGCAGGATGTACTTGATGAGTATGGAACAGGCAGCATCGCTTTTTGTCCATTGGCACAAGGCGTGCTCACCAACAAATATCTGAATGGCATTCCAGAAGATTCACGTGCCAAAGGCCCGTCTGTATTTTTGAATGAAAACAACATCTCGCCAGAGACATTGCGCAAAGTTCGTGCTCTGAATCAAATTGCAGCATCACGTGGTCAGAGTCTGGCCCAGTTTGCACTCGCTTGGGTATTACGTGATGGCAAGGTAACTTCTGCACTGATTGGTGCAAGTCGTCCTTCGCAGATTGAAGAGAATGTCGCTGCTCTCAGTCAGTTGGAATTCTCCTCAGAGGAATTGGAACGCATTGAATCGATTCTCCGTCCGGAACCGGATCATAAATAA
- a CDS encoding NAD-dependent protein deacylase, giving the protein MNATEQLAAWINESSNIVFFGGAGTSTESGIPDFRSAAGLYQTEQHSPYPPEELLSRHFFDQHADIFYDFYRGKMLHPDAMPNGCHRLLARLEQEGKLQAVITQNIDGLHQKAGSSNVLELHGSIHRNACMDCKRFYGLDDIITAKDKVPRCTACGGVIKPDVVLYEEELDQTILYRSVDALSSADLLLVGGTSLTVYPAAQLITYFQGKHTVLLNATPTAYDRRADLLITDPIGEVMNKVDQLLG; this is encoded by the coding sequence ATGAACGCAACAGAACAACTGGCTGCCTGGATTAATGAAAGTTCAAATATTGTTTTTTTCGGAGGAGCCGGAACTTCAACGGAAAGCGGGATTCCCGACTTCCGCTCTGCGGCTGGTTTATACCAGACAGAGCAGCATTCACCCTATCCACCGGAAGAGCTGCTGAGCCGACATTTTTTTGACCAGCATGCGGATATTTTTTATGATTTTTATCGAGGCAAAATGCTTCATCCCGATGCGATGCCCAACGGCTGTCATCGACTGCTCGCCAGATTGGAACAGGAAGGAAAACTTCAGGCGGTTATCACGCAAAATATCGACGGGCTGCACCAAAAGGCTGGCAGCAGCAATGTCTTGGAGCTTCATGGTTCAATCCATCGAAACGCTTGTATGGATTGCAAGAGGTTTTATGGGCTGGATGATATTATTACCGCAAAAGATAAGGTGCCTCGTTGCACGGCTTGTGGTGGCGTGATCAAACCGGATGTCGTGCTGTATGAAGAGGAGTTGGACCAGACGATATTATATCGTTCGGTTGATGCACTGTCCTCAGCGGATTTGCTGCTGGTTGGTGGAACTTCACTAACCGTGTATCCTGCCGCACAATTGATTACGTATTTTCAAGGGAAACATACGGTCTTGCTTAACGCTACACCTACGGCTTACGACAGGCGGGCTGATTTGTTGATTACAGACCCTATTGGTGAGGTAATGAATAAGGTGGACCAGCTTCTTGGTTAA
- a CDS encoding HAD family hydrolase: MSMLQIREKQVPCRGILFDKDGTLLDFLQLWGPWAESLLDQLESQLSELGASFTVAREQVLGTIRNLEGQLIGYDLQGPLAIATVDESNGLLAGQLYAAGMPWNEAITTIRRFSSVAMGEVRQRKMAEPLPGLNAFLQSCQEASIPMAVVTSDSTAAAEEHLEWMGIRSYFTSIVGSDRVTRGKPDGEAAVLACRELHILPEEAVVIGDSNGDMQMGRNAGVSCKIGFCPAIEESHYLHDADTIIQHYHELKIISEHSSQG, from the coding sequence GAACATTACTGGATTTCTTACAGTTATGGGGGCCGTGGGCGGAGTCTTTGCTGGATCAGTTGGAATCACAGCTGTCAGAGCTTGGGGCCTCGTTCACGGTAGCGCGTGAGCAAGTTCTCGGTACGATCCGCAATCTCGAGGGTCAACTGATCGGATATGACCTTCAAGGGCCATTGGCTATTGCCACGGTGGATGAGAGCAACGGTTTGCTTGCAGGGCAGTTGTATGCAGCAGGCATGCCATGGAATGAAGCAATCACAACGATCCGCCGTTTTTCCAGTGTCGCCATGGGTGAGGTAAGGCAGAGAAAAATGGCTGAACCGCTGCCTGGATTAAATGCATTTTTGCAGAGCTGCCAGGAAGCATCGATTCCGATGGCAGTGGTCACTTCGGACAGCACAGCTGCTGCCGAGGAACATTTAGAGTGGATGGGCATCCGGTCGTATTTTACATCGATTGTTGGCAGTGATCGGGTGACGCGGGGCAAACCGGATGGAGAGGCTGCGGTTCTGGCTTGCCGAGAATTACATATTCTTCCTGAGGAGGCTGTTGTGATCGGTGACAGCAATGGAGATATGCAGATGGGACGTAACGCAGGGGTGTCCTGTAAGATTGGTTTCTGTCCAGCAATCGAGGAAAGTCACTATTTACATGACGCTGATACCATTATCCAACATTATCATGAGTTAAAAATCATCTCTGAACATTCCTCACAGGGGTGA